From the genome of Spinacia oleracea cultivar Varoflay chromosome 2, BTI_SOV_V1, whole genome shotgun sequence, one region includes:
- the LOC130467991 gene encoding uncharacterized protein: protein MVAIWLLCHYNDRNFDVRVQDTDETNYMDLVDDLFDDSIKQDVLIPDLFRLFYVNPSTNKRVELLNDVGLMGMWGLFKRTDTVEIWIEKANEKETSIQFRTAVKKRKDRKERKAAELRRKAEEFEREREEERRRLEREAEIQRDLEEQLANTVAVEVPVYDVEDLSVEYVRVYSSQHADCFSPGGSQPPNTQKEPSPPPREPSPPPNVPSPPREPSPPPNNPSPPPRSPSPPPNNPSPPPRSPSPPPTSPQTQPQQQQQQKEHQQQQQTEHQQQQQTEQQQHQPTEQQQQHQTEHQPDQTPPPNRAELNKGRGFRISRSHAKKTGEFVPKKRGGRPAGSRVRKPTAYNVEEEEQWDDESDDENFEESESDSETGFNSDDFIDEEIEEDEEQDVLKEVISERSFEDHLDGSNKLDNLYANGKVVGSMPWGTIKLQPWMIFQSKTHFMEVFRDFCIQEGFAVSVEKADTTRFTAMCLVESCNWRIHACVLLDGVSWAIKTLVSEHKSCGRLEENPMVTSQWLCTKLLPDIEANPEIPIKTLQRKALGIYRVQVKQRLMYKVRSLGRQQIYGGFDESYALLPSYAEMIKSTNPGSYALVTWTADSGNVTPRFKACFFSFAAQVRGFLRGCRPIIGIDGAHLSGYYKGILLTAVAIDGNNEIFPLAYSIVSTESMDTWSYFFRSLKALFVQHGCQRDDWTFISDRMRGVESALYDVFPKAVRRVCAQHLYTNCRQAGYSGTAFHDLFWVAADAYNPYVFNKAMEKIGKLIPEAVGYLDKVPEQWSRHKFDVGVTCDHNTTNFVESFNACTKPFRDLPVLSLLEGNPLHFILFLCHWNLFI from the exons ATGGTCGCAATTTGGTTGTTATGTCATTATAATGATCGGAATTTTGATGTGAGGGTACAAGATACTGATGAAACGAACTACATGGATTTGGTTGATGACTTGTTTGATGATTCTATTAAGCAAGATGTTCTGATTCCCGAtttatttagattgttttatgtTAATCCTAGTACGAATAAAAGAGTAGAATTGTTGAATGATGTTGGTTTGATGGGCATGTGGGGTTTATTTAAGCGCACAGATACTGTGGAAATATGGATAGAGAAGGCAAATGAGAAGGAAACTTCAATCCAATTTAGGACTGCAGTTAAGAAAAGGAAGGATAGGAAGGAAAGGAAGGCTGCAGAACTTAGAAGGAAAGCTGAGGAGTTTGAGAGGGAGAGGGAAGAGGAAAGGAGAAGGTTAGAAAGGGAGGCTGAGATTCAAAGGGATTTGGAGGAGCAATTGGCAAACACAGTGGCAGTTGAGGTGCCTGTGTATGATGTTGAGGATTTAAGCGTAGAGTACGTACGTGTTTACAGCTCACAACATGCTGACTGCTTTTCCCCGGGAGGTTCCCAACCACCAAATACACAAAAAGAGCCTTCACCACCACCAAGAGAgccctcaccaccaccaaatgTTCCATCACCACCAAGAGAgccctcaccaccaccaaataatccatcaccaccaccaagaagtccctcaccaccaccaaataatccatcaccaccaccaagaagtccctcaccaccaccaaccTCACCACAGACACaaccacagcaacaacaacaacagaaagaacatcagcaacaacaacaaacagaacatcaacaacaacaacaaacagaaCAACAGCAACACCAACCCACagaacagcagcaacaacatcaaacaGAACACCAGCCAGATCAGACACCCCCTCCTAACAGGGCTGAGTTAAACAAAGGGAGGGGTTTCAGAATTTCCAGAAGTCATGCTAAGAAGACGGGTGAGTTTGTTCCTAAGAAGAGGGGGGGAAGGCCTGCTGGTTCAAGGGTGAGGAAACCCACTGCATACAATGTGGAGGAAGAGGAGCAATGGGAtgatgagagtgatgatgaaAATTTTGAGGAGAGTGAGAGTGATAGTGAAACTGGTTTCAACTCCGACGATTTCATTGACGAAGaaattgaagaagatgaagaacaaGATGTTCTTAAGGAGGTAATTTCTGAGAGAAGTTTTGAGGATCATTTAGATGGGAGTAATAAGCTGGATAATTTGTATGCAAATGGAAAAGTTGTGGGAAGCATGCCATGGGGGACTATCAAGTTGCAACCATGGATGATATTCCAAAGCAAGACACACTTCATGGAGGTCTTCAGAGACTTCTGTATTCAAGAGGGATTTGCTGTGAGTGTTGAAAAGGCTGATACAACCAGATTCACTGCAATGTGTCTGGTTGAGTCATGCAATTGGAGGATCCATGCCTGTGTGTTGTTGGATGGGGTCAGTTGGGCCATTAAAACTCTTGTCAGTGAGCACAAGTCTTGTGGGAGACTTGAGGAGAATCCCATGGTGACATCTCAGTGGCTATGCACCAAACTACTTCCTGACATTGAAGCAAATCCAGAAATCCCAATTAAGACACTTCAAAGAAAGGCATTGGGGATTTATAGGGTACAAGTGAAACAGAGGTTGATGTACAAGGTGAGAAGCCTCGGGAGGCAGCAAATTTATGGAGGTTTTGATGAGTCATATGCCCTTTTACCATCCTATGCTGAAATGATCAAATCTACCAATCCTGGGAGTTATGCCTTGGTCACTTGGACTGCAGATTCTGGTAACGTGACACCCCGTTTCAAGGCTTGCTTTTTCTCCTTTGCTGCACAAGTTAGGGGTTTCTTAAGAGGTTGTAGGCCTATCATAGGCATTGATGGTGCACATTTGAGTGGATACTATAAGGGAATTCTCCTCACTGCAGTTGCTATCGATGggaataatgagatttttcCATTAGCCTATAGCATTGTGAGTACGGAGAGTATGGACACATGGTCCTATTTTTTCAGAAGTTTGAAGGCTTTGTTTGTTCAACATGGGTGCCAGAGGGATGACTGGACTTTTATTAGTGACAGAATGAGG GGAGTAGAATCTGCTTTGTATGATGTTTTCCCCAAAGCAGTCAGGAGGGTCTGTGCTCAGCATCTGTATACCAACTGCAGACAAGCTGGATACAGTGGCACAGCCTTCCATGACTTGTTCTGGGTTGCTGCTGATGCATACAATCCATATGTCTTCAACAAAGCCATGGAAAAGATTGGCAAACTCATCCCAGAAGCAGTGGGATATCTTGACAAAGTGCCTGAACAGTGGTCCAGACACAAGTTTGATGTTGGGGTCACTTGTGATCACAACACCACCAACTTTGTGGAATCCTTCAACGCGTGTACCAAACCCTTTAGGGATCTTCCTGTTTTGTCACTTCTTGAAGGTAATCCTTTACATTTTATCCTATTTTTGTGTCATTGGAACTTATTTATTTAG